One Candidatus Methylomirabilota bacterium genomic window, TGTGGTGGTGCGGGAAATCCTTGTGGTCCTGGTTCTTGTCGTTCGCTGTCGGACGGCAGCGTCAGCGGATGGATACGAGGTTACGAGCAAGAGACCTGTCAGGGCCAGGCTTGTCAGGGTGGCAAACGAACGGCGAAACATGGTGGATCTCCTTTCTGCGAAGACCACCATGTTCCCGGGGAGTTGGTCTGTCCCTCCCTTCCTTCGGTAACCCGGCCATCAGGAGTTTACCTGATCCGCGGCTTTGCGTCCCCGCCTCACGACGGGTTTGCCCTTATCGGGAAGGGGCCTTCGCGTTATCCGTTACACCTGTGCGTTAGCACAAGATGTGCCAGATGAGTGCGCCGTTGTGGAGTTTGTGAAGAGTGCTGTGTAATCAGTTAGTTAGGCGGTACATGCGGTGTCGCGGATGTGTTGCGAAGCGGCCAATGACGGGTGATTGACATGAAGTTCTTACACAATAGGTCAGTAGGGGTGACGAAAAATGGCAATGGGGGCGTGAGGCGTGAGGCGTAAGGCGGGAGGGGGAAGGCGGAAGGCGGAAGAGAGACAGTGTTGAGTGTTAAGCGATAAGTGTTAAGCGGGGAGCGGGAGTGATAAGTGTGAAGTGTTCAGTGTTAAGCGAGAAGTGTGAAGTGTTCAGTGACTCCGGAACCAACACTTAACACCAGACACTAAACACTCAAACTGCCCTGGGCCGGAGGCGTGGGGGAGCGAAGGGTGGAGGGTGTGGGGGGAGGAGGCGGAAGGCGGGAGGCGGAAGGCGTGAGGCGGGAGGCGGAAGGCGGAAGGCCGCGTGATCTCTTGCCTTGTTAAGGGCTCTGTACTACACTGGGTAAAAAGGGGGAGCCATGACATGAAGGCGCATTTGCTGGACGAACTCGTAGGCGCTCTCACGGCCGAGCGGCGCATCAAATCAAAGGGTGTGGTAGAAGAAGCGTTGCTGCTTTATCTGAATACGAATCCGACACTCAAGCTCGATGGGACCATCGCGCTGTGGCGAAAAGGGCGGCTCTCTCTGGCGAAGGCCGCAGAGGTCGTAGGACTCACCGTACCAGAGTTCAAAGATGTCCTGGCAGCCAGAGGAATCGTTCGTGAGACCGAGGGCAAAAGCACGAAAGTCATGGATGAGAAATTACACAGTCTCCTACCATGAAGATTGCCATCGCCGATACCGATATCCTCAGCTCCTTCGGTAAGGTCGGCAGAGTGGGCCTCCTCCAGCGCCTCTTCCCGAAAATCCATATCTCTCCAGCAGTGCACAGAGAACTTATGAAGGCCGAGCAGGCGGGATTGAGGTGGATTGCATCGGTACAAGCCGCCGTTGAGTCCCTCGCCCTTACGAAAGCACAAACCAAGGAAGTTGGTCATCTTGTGATCGCGTATCCGCAGCTCGGGATCGGCGAAGTAGAAACCTTTGTGCTCGCGAAGGCCTATCGGGCGCTTTGTTTAACGAACGACCGTCAAGCCAAACGCGTCTGTCACGCGTTAGGCCTTCAGTTTCTTGACCTCGAAGAGATTCTGCGCGCCCTCAAGGTTAAAGAAATCATGACCTCGCAGGCCCTCGAACAACTGATCGTACAGATCGAGGATCGAGATCATACCCGCATAAAAGCGAAGAATCAAATTCTCCGCGACTGAACGTACGTTGCGGTCCAGACCATAAACGCGCCGCACATGACCGCACCGGTGTTGCGGCTGCTGATTTCTCGCGCATCCGCAACGCGAAACTCGGCCGGTTCACTGTCCACCGTCTTATGTCGATCATCAATCGGCTCGGCTCGCGTGTGGAGGTCAAAGTCCGGGTGCGGCCGGCTGAAGACTGAAGGCTGTAGGCTGAAGGCTGAAGGGACGGAGACAGAAGGCAGAAGGCGGAAGGCGGGAGGCGGAAGGGGCGGACACTGAAAACTAAACACTGCCCTGGGCGGGGGACGTGACGCGGTACAAGCTAAATTGAAACTATCGCGAGATTCTCAACCTGGTCAAAGTGACGGCGATTATTGGTTAACAGAGTGAATCCGTTGTGCAAACAGGTCGCAGCAATGAGTAAGTCGAAGTCGCCTATGGCCTTGCCCCGCTGGCGAAGCTTACCTCGCTCCCATCCGAAGATTCTACAGATGGCCTCATCTACGCCGATGACCTCCACATCGGCCAGGAAGTCCTGAAGCGACTGCTCGTTGCCTTCTGGGTCACGGGAATAGTGAACCCCTTCGTACAGCTCAGCCAGGGAAACCACGCTTAACGCGAGACCGAGATTACGAGCCCTATCGATCTCCTCTACAATGTCGGTCCGGCCGTTGAGGTAGTGGATCACCCAGTCAGTGTCCAGCAAATAGGTCGGCCTCATAGTTTCGGTACCGACCGGGTACTGACAAGACGATCGGTATAGATATTGCGAATGAGAGTGTCCGCTGCGATGGTCCCCTTCCAGGCGCCCGCAGCGCGGCGCGAGATGTCTCTACCCTTCCGCCTCGGAATCTCTAGGATGGTGACCGTGACCTCTTCTCCCTCTGTCAGATTCAATCGAGTGGCCGGTTCAAGCCGACCTTTCACAAACCGGGCACGGATCGTCCTACCCACGCTCCTTCCTCCTTTCTTGGTCGCAATGGGGCTCCCACAAATAGGTGGGATGTAATGTCATTTTACGCCGACTAAAGGCATTGTCAAGGTACGCGACACCGATATTCTTGTCTGTGCCCATGATCGGGTGTTCGCGCTCGTCAAGCGATAGCGAGCGTCAGGTGTCCGACCGGCTTGGCTGCCGGCTTGACCGTGATCTCGATGTCGTACCCGAGTCGATTCAGGCAGTCCATCAGCTTGCGCTCGGACAGGTTGGCGAAGTCGCCGCGCAGGAGCGCCGAGACCTTTGGTTGCGGAAGGCCCATGCGTCGGCCGGCCTCTTCTTGCGTCAGGCCGAGCTT contains:
- a CDS encoding VapC toxin family PIN domain ribonuclease, which gives rise to MRPTYLLDTDWVIHYLNGRTDIVEEIDRARNLGLALSVVSLAELYEGVHYSRDPEGNEQSLQDFLADVEVIGVDEAICRIFGWERGKLRQRGKAIGDFDLLIAATCLHNGFTLLTNNRRHFDQVENLAIVSI
- a CDS encoding XRE family transcriptional regulator gives rise to the protein MTRRIVEGIDVEPSSGNVFADLGLPDADKLKIKSGLVIEITRAIRKLGLTQEEAGRRMGLPQPKVSALLRGDFANLSERKLMDCLNRLGYDIEITVKPAAKPVGHLTLAIA